A single Xenopus laevis strain J_2021 chromosome 3S, Xenopus_laevis_v10.1, whole genome shotgun sequence DNA region contains:
- the rnf44.S gene encoding RING finger protein 44 isoform X1 produces the protein MGRSHLLYVKLPCASPRLMHAACAPRYSVAGIRLLPNRGRARDLKVTDTGSRKSADRAALKPVVVWATERIGRGFFNVQRGSKRRGLSRAGDSPVQDGRREDTACCGSPSHHSAFPTSQMRPWELAVSRWPTSAPINQRRFLGPCSTPAHLRRSPPVRHQWGRRDRPQQGVLGQDDGNLRPAFFPVDEHRILALTSAPSRMLHPSSHSTQQTPFMVDLHEQVHQGPVPLSYTVTTVTTQGFPLHTGQHIPGCSAQQLPACSVMISGQHYPLCCLPPPLIPGCTMQQLPVSYQPFPPLLSNEHYILHPQPPLPPHQPPHLTSLSPFVTVQPQRMPLQRIDNELDIRGDQHHMGNFPFHHSHPIPALPPSMPMHYLSHDALHQELSFPVPYAHLMPRRLNAQRYRLQQPLPPPPLPPSYYPSFLPYFLSMLPVSPASVGPAISLDLDVDDVEMENYEALLNLAERLGEAKPRGLTKANIEQLPSYRFNAESHQSDQTLCVVCFSDFESRQLLRVLPCNHEFHAKCVDKWLKSNRTCPICRADASEAHRDGE, from the exons ATGGGGCGGAGTCACTTGTTATATGTAAAGCTTCCGTGCGCGTCTCCGCGTTTGATGCACGCCGCGTGCGCGCCTCGCTATTCTGTGGCTGGAATTCGGTTGTTGCCTAATCGGGGCCGCGCCCGGGATCTTAAAGTGACAGACACCGGTTCTAGAAAGAGCGCGGACCGTGCTGCACTCAAACCGGTCGTCGTGTGGGCTACGGAAAGAATAGGAAGAGGTTTCTTCAATGTGCAAAGGGGATCGAAAAGAAGAGGCCTGAGCAGGGCAGGTGATAGCCCTGTACAAG ACGGCAGGCGTGAAGATACGGCGTGTTGTGGAAGCCCCTCTCACCACTCCGCCTTCCCGACGTCACAAATGCGACCATGGGAGctggcagtgagtaggtggccTACCTCAGCCCCCATTAACCAGCGGAGGTTCTTGGGGCCCTGCAGCACCCCTGCACACCTCAGACGAAG CCCTCCAGTGAGGCATCAGTGGGGACGGAGAGATAGACCTCAGCAGGGTGTCCTTGGTCAGGATGATGGCAATTTGCGACCAGCCTTCTTTCCTGTAGATGAACATAGAATCTTGGCCCTCACCAGTGCTCCATCACGAATGCTTCACCCATCGTCACACTCTACCCAGCAGACACCATTCATGGTCGACCTCCATGAACAG GTGCATCAGGGACCTGTCCCTTTATCTTACACTGTTACCACAGTAACCACCCAAGGATTTCCCCTGCACACTGGCCAGCACATTCCTGGATGCAGTGCCCAGCAGCTGCCAGCATGCTCTGTCATGATCAGTGGGCAGCATTACCCGCTTTGCTGCCTGCCACCTCCA CTGATCCCAGGATGCACCATGCAGCAGCTTCCTGTATCTTACCAGCCATTTCCTCCTCTGCTCTCCAACGAACATTATATTTTACATCCTCAGCCACCACTGCCTCCACACCAGCCACCTCACCTGACTTCACTTTCTCCGTTTGTTACAGTGCAGCCGCAGAGAATG CCTCTACAGAGAATAGACAATGAGCTGGATATTCGGGGGGACCAACATCACATGGGCAACTTCCCATTCCACCACTCCCATCCTATACCTGCACTGCCTCCTTCAATGCCCATGCATTACCTCTCCCATGATGCCCTGCACCAGGAGCTATCCTTTCCAGTG ccATATGCTCATCTGATGCCACGGCGACTAAATGCCCAGCGTTATCGCCTGCAACAACCACTGCCGCCACCTCCACTGCCCCCATCTTATTACCCAAGTTTCCTGCCCTACTTCCT TTCCATGCTTCCTGTGTCTCCTGCCTCAGTTGGACCAGCCATCAGTCTTGATCTGGATGTGGATGATGTGGAAATGGAGAATTATGAG GCATTGCTGAACTTGGCTGAACGTTTAGGAGAGGCAAAGCCACGGGGACTCACCAAAGCCAATATTGAGCAGCTTCCCTCTTACCGCTTCAATGCTGAAAGCCACCAGTCTGACCAGACGCT ATGCGTGGTTTGCTTTAGTGACTTTGAAAGCAGGCAGCTCCTCCGAGTATTACCTTGCAATCACGAGTTTCACGCAAAGTGTGTCGACAAGTGGCTCAAG TCAAATCGCACATGTCCCATCTGTCGGGCTGATGCCTCTGAGGCTCACAGAGATGGGGAATGA
- the rnf44.S gene encoding RING finger protein 44 isoform X2: MQTGSLVPTLSASAPERLSSSQGQSADGRREDTACCGSPSHHSAFPTSQMRPWELAVSRWPTSAPINQRRFLGPCSTPAHLRRSPPVRHQWGRRDRPQQGVLGQDDGNLRPAFFPVDEHRILALTSAPSRMLHPSSHSTQQTPFMVDLHEQVHQGPVPLSYTVTTVTTQGFPLHTGQHIPGCSAQQLPACSVMISGQHYPLCCLPPPLIPGCTMQQLPVSYQPFPPLLSNEHYILHPQPPLPPHQPPHLTSLSPFVTVQPQRMPLQRIDNELDIRGDQHHMGNFPFHHSHPIPALPPSMPMHYLSHDALHQELSFPVPYAHLMPRRLNAQRYRLQQPLPPPPLPPSYYPSFLPYFLSMLPVSPASVGPAISLDLDVDDVEMENYEALLNLAERLGEAKPRGLTKANIEQLPSYRFNAESHQSDQTLCVVCFSDFESRQLLRVLPCNHEFHAKCVDKWLKSNRTCPICRADASEAHRDGE; encoded by the exons ATGCAGACTGGCTCACTTGTGCCCACCTTGTCTGCTTCAGCACCCGAGCGACTATCCAGCAGCCAGGGACAG AGTGCAGACGGCAGGCGTGAAGATACGGCGTGTTGTGGAAGCCCCTCTCACCACTCCGCCTTCCCGACGTCACAAATGCGACCATGGGAGctggcagtgagtaggtggccTACCTCAGCCCCCATTAACCAGCGGAGGTTCTTGGGGCCCTGCAGCACCCCTGCACACCTCAGACGAAG CCCTCCAGTGAGGCATCAGTGGGGACGGAGAGATAGACCTCAGCAGGGTGTCCTTGGTCAGGATGATGGCAATTTGCGACCAGCCTTCTTTCCTGTAGATGAACATAGAATCTTGGCCCTCACCAGTGCTCCATCACGAATGCTTCACCCATCGTCACACTCTACCCAGCAGACACCATTCATGGTCGACCTCCATGAACAG GTGCATCAGGGACCTGTCCCTTTATCTTACACTGTTACCACAGTAACCACCCAAGGATTTCCCCTGCACACTGGCCAGCACATTCCTGGATGCAGTGCCCAGCAGCTGCCAGCATGCTCTGTCATGATCAGTGGGCAGCATTACCCGCTTTGCTGCCTGCCACCTCCA CTGATCCCAGGATGCACCATGCAGCAGCTTCCTGTATCTTACCAGCCATTTCCTCCTCTGCTCTCCAACGAACATTATATTTTACATCCTCAGCCACCACTGCCTCCACACCAGCCACCTCACCTGACTTCACTTTCTCCGTTTGTTACAGTGCAGCCGCAGAGAATG CCTCTACAGAGAATAGACAATGAGCTGGATATTCGGGGGGACCAACATCACATGGGCAACTTCCCATTCCACCACTCCCATCCTATACCTGCACTGCCTCCTTCAATGCCCATGCATTACCTCTCCCATGATGCCCTGCACCAGGAGCTATCCTTTCCAGTG ccATATGCTCATCTGATGCCACGGCGACTAAATGCCCAGCGTTATCGCCTGCAACAACCACTGCCGCCACCTCCACTGCCCCCATCTTATTACCCAAGTTTCCTGCCCTACTTCCT TTCCATGCTTCCTGTGTCTCCTGCCTCAGTTGGACCAGCCATCAGTCTTGATCTGGATGTGGATGATGTGGAAATGGAGAATTATGAG GCATTGCTGAACTTGGCTGAACGTTTAGGAGAGGCAAAGCCACGGGGACTCACCAAAGCCAATATTGAGCAGCTTCCCTCTTACCGCTTCAATGCTGAAAGCCACCAGTCTGACCAGACGCT ATGCGTGGTTTGCTTTAGTGACTTTGAAAGCAGGCAGCTCCTCCGAGTATTACCTTGCAATCACGAGTTTCACGCAAAGTGTGTCGACAAGTGGCTCAAG TCAAATCGCACATGTCCCATCTGTCGGGCTGATGCCTCTGAGGCTCACAGAGATGGGGAATGA
- the rnf44.S gene encoding RING finger protein 44 isoform X5 — MLHPSSHSTQQTPFMVDLHEQVHQGPVPLSYTVTTVTTQGFPLHTGQHIPGCSAQQLPACSVMISGQHYPLCCLPPPLIPGCTMQQLPVSYQPFPPLLSNEHYILHPQPPLPPHQPPHLTSLSPFVTVQPQRMPLQRIDNELDIRGDQHHMGNFPFHHSHPIPALPPSMPMHYLSHDALHQELSFPVPYAHLMPRRLNAQRYRLQQPLPPPPLPPSYYPSFLPYFLSMLPVSPASVGPAISLDLDVDDVEMENYEALLNLAERLGEAKPRGLTKANIEQLPSYRFNAESHQSDQTLCVVCFSDFESRQLLRVLPCNHEFHAKCVDKWLKSNRTCPICRADASEAHRDGE; from the exons ATGCTTCACCCATCGTCACACTCTACCCAGCAGACACCATTCATGGTCGACCTCCATGAACAG GTGCATCAGGGACCTGTCCCTTTATCTTACACTGTTACCACAGTAACCACCCAAGGATTTCCCCTGCACACTGGCCAGCACATTCCTGGATGCAGTGCCCAGCAGCTGCCAGCATGCTCTGTCATGATCAGTGGGCAGCATTACCCGCTTTGCTGCCTGCCACCTCCA CTGATCCCAGGATGCACCATGCAGCAGCTTCCTGTATCTTACCAGCCATTTCCTCCTCTGCTCTCCAACGAACATTATATTTTACATCCTCAGCCACCACTGCCTCCACACCAGCCACCTCACCTGACTTCACTTTCTCCGTTTGTTACAGTGCAGCCGCAGAGAATG CCTCTACAGAGAATAGACAATGAGCTGGATATTCGGGGGGACCAACATCACATGGGCAACTTCCCATTCCACCACTCCCATCCTATACCTGCACTGCCTCCTTCAATGCCCATGCATTACCTCTCCCATGATGCCCTGCACCAGGAGCTATCCTTTCCAGTG ccATATGCTCATCTGATGCCACGGCGACTAAATGCCCAGCGTTATCGCCTGCAACAACCACTGCCGCCACCTCCACTGCCCCCATCTTATTACCCAAGTTTCCTGCCCTACTTCCT TTCCATGCTTCCTGTGTCTCCTGCCTCAGTTGGACCAGCCATCAGTCTTGATCTGGATGTGGATGATGTGGAAATGGAGAATTATGAG GCATTGCTGAACTTGGCTGAACGTTTAGGAGAGGCAAAGCCACGGGGACTCACCAAAGCCAATATTGAGCAGCTTCCCTCTTACCGCTTCAATGCTGAAAGCCACCAGTCTGACCAGACGCT ATGCGTGGTTTGCTTTAGTGACTTTGAAAGCAGGCAGCTCCTCCGAGTATTACCTTGCAATCACGAGTTTCACGCAAAGTGTGTCGACAAGTGGCTCAAG TCAAATCGCACATGTCCCATCTGTCGGGCTGATGCCTCTGAGGCTCACAGAGATGGGGAATGA
- the rnf44.S gene encoding RING finger protein 44 isoform X4, whose translation MRPWELAVSRWPTSAPINQRRFLGPCSTPAHLRRSPPVRHQWGRRDRPQQGVLGQDDGNLRPAFFPVDEHRILALTSAPSRMLHPSSHSTQQTPFMVDLHEQVHQGPVPLSYTVTTVTTQGFPLHTGQHIPGCSAQQLPACSVMISGQHYPLCCLPPPLIPGCTMQQLPVSYQPFPPLLSNEHYILHPQPPLPPHQPPHLTSLSPFVTVQPQRMPLQRIDNELDIRGDQHHMGNFPFHHSHPIPALPPSMPMHYLSHDALHQELSFPVPYAHLMPRRLNAQRYRLQQPLPPPPLPPSYYPSFLPYFLSMLPVSPASVGPAISLDLDVDDVEMENYEALLNLAERLGEAKPRGLTKANIEQLPSYRFNAESHQSDQTLCVVCFSDFESRQLLRVLPCNHEFHAKCVDKWLKSNRTCPICRADASEAHRDGE comes from the exons ATGCGACCATGGGAGctggcagtgagtaggtggccTACCTCAGCCCCCATTAACCAGCGGAGGTTCTTGGGGCCCTGCAGCACCCCTGCACACCTCAGACGAAG CCCTCCAGTGAGGCATCAGTGGGGACGGAGAGATAGACCTCAGCAGGGTGTCCTTGGTCAGGATGATGGCAATTTGCGACCAGCCTTCTTTCCTGTAGATGAACATAGAATCTTGGCCCTCACCAGTGCTCCATCACGAATGCTTCACCCATCGTCACACTCTACCCAGCAGACACCATTCATGGTCGACCTCCATGAACAG GTGCATCAGGGACCTGTCCCTTTATCTTACACTGTTACCACAGTAACCACCCAAGGATTTCCCCTGCACACTGGCCAGCACATTCCTGGATGCAGTGCCCAGCAGCTGCCAGCATGCTCTGTCATGATCAGTGGGCAGCATTACCCGCTTTGCTGCCTGCCACCTCCA CTGATCCCAGGATGCACCATGCAGCAGCTTCCTGTATCTTACCAGCCATTTCCTCCTCTGCTCTCCAACGAACATTATATTTTACATCCTCAGCCACCACTGCCTCCACACCAGCCACCTCACCTGACTTCACTTTCTCCGTTTGTTACAGTGCAGCCGCAGAGAATG CCTCTACAGAGAATAGACAATGAGCTGGATATTCGGGGGGACCAACATCACATGGGCAACTTCCCATTCCACCACTCCCATCCTATACCTGCACTGCCTCCTTCAATGCCCATGCATTACCTCTCCCATGATGCCCTGCACCAGGAGCTATCCTTTCCAGTG ccATATGCTCATCTGATGCCACGGCGACTAAATGCCCAGCGTTATCGCCTGCAACAACCACTGCCGCCACCTCCACTGCCCCCATCTTATTACCCAAGTTTCCTGCCCTACTTCCT TTCCATGCTTCCTGTGTCTCCTGCCTCAGTTGGACCAGCCATCAGTCTTGATCTGGATGTGGATGATGTGGAAATGGAGAATTATGAG GCATTGCTGAACTTGGCTGAACGTTTAGGAGAGGCAAAGCCACGGGGACTCACCAAAGCCAATATTGAGCAGCTTCCCTCTTACCGCTTCAATGCTGAAAGCCACCAGTCTGACCAGACGCT ATGCGTGGTTTGCTTTAGTGACTTTGAAAGCAGGCAGCTCCTCCGAGTATTACCTTGCAATCACGAGTTTCACGCAAAGTGTGTCGACAAGTGGCTCAAG TCAAATCGCACATGTCCCATCTGTCGGGCTGATGCCTCTGAGGCTCACAGAGATGGGGAATGA
- the rnf44.S gene encoding RING finger protein 44 isoform X3, with protein sequence MRHHVIMTPHSRVMRLVASGFSARQETRSFELTALPEVPPVRHQWGRRDRPQQGVLGQDDGNLRPAFFPVDEHRILALTSAPSRMLHPSSHSTQQTPFMVDLHEQVHQGPVPLSYTVTTVTTQGFPLHTGQHIPGCSAQQLPACSVMISGQHYPLCCLPPPLIPGCTMQQLPVSYQPFPPLLSNEHYILHPQPPLPPHQPPHLTSLSPFVTVQPQRMPLQRIDNELDIRGDQHHMGNFPFHHSHPIPALPPSMPMHYLSHDALHQELSFPVPYAHLMPRRLNAQRYRLQQPLPPPPLPPSYYPSFLPYFLSMLPVSPASVGPAISLDLDVDDVEMENYEALLNLAERLGEAKPRGLTKANIEQLPSYRFNAESHQSDQTLCVVCFSDFESRQLLRVLPCNHEFHAKCVDKWLKSNRTCPICRADASEAHRDGE encoded by the exons CCCTCCAGTGAGGCATCAGTGGGGACGGAGAGATAGACCTCAGCAGGGTGTCCTTGGTCAGGATGATGGCAATTTGCGACCAGCCTTCTTTCCTGTAGATGAACATAGAATCTTGGCCCTCACCAGTGCTCCATCACGAATGCTTCACCCATCGTCACACTCTACCCAGCAGACACCATTCATGGTCGACCTCCATGAACAG GTGCATCAGGGACCTGTCCCTTTATCTTACACTGTTACCACAGTAACCACCCAAGGATTTCCCCTGCACACTGGCCAGCACATTCCTGGATGCAGTGCCCAGCAGCTGCCAGCATGCTCTGTCATGATCAGTGGGCAGCATTACCCGCTTTGCTGCCTGCCACCTCCA CTGATCCCAGGATGCACCATGCAGCAGCTTCCTGTATCTTACCAGCCATTTCCTCCTCTGCTCTCCAACGAACATTATATTTTACATCCTCAGCCACCACTGCCTCCACACCAGCCACCTCACCTGACTTCACTTTCTCCGTTTGTTACAGTGCAGCCGCAGAGAATG CCTCTACAGAGAATAGACAATGAGCTGGATATTCGGGGGGACCAACATCACATGGGCAACTTCCCATTCCACCACTCCCATCCTATACCTGCACTGCCTCCTTCAATGCCCATGCATTACCTCTCCCATGATGCCCTGCACCAGGAGCTATCCTTTCCAGTG ccATATGCTCATCTGATGCCACGGCGACTAAATGCCCAGCGTTATCGCCTGCAACAACCACTGCCGCCACCTCCACTGCCCCCATCTTATTACCCAAGTTTCCTGCCCTACTTCCT TTCCATGCTTCCTGTGTCTCCTGCCTCAGTTGGACCAGCCATCAGTCTTGATCTGGATGTGGATGATGTGGAAATGGAGAATTATGAG GCATTGCTGAACTTGGCTGAACGTTTAGGAGAGGCAAAGCCACGGGGACTCACCAAAGCCAATATTGAGCAGCTTCCCTCTTACCGCTTCAATGCTGAAAGCCACCAGTCTGACCAGACGCT ATGCGTGGTTTGCTTTAGTGACTTTGAAAGCAGGCAGCTCCTCCGAGTATTACCTTGCAATCACGAGTTTCACGCAAAGTGTGTCGACAAGTGGCTCAAG TCAAATCGCACATGTCCCATCTGTCGGGCTGATGCCTCTGAGGCTCACAGAGATGGGGAATGA